Part of the Flavobacterium okayamense genome, ATGGAATGATGAATATTGGAAAAAATCCAACTTTTTCCGAAAATGAAAATTCTCTTGAAGTCTACTTTTTCAATCTTAACAAAGATTTATATGGTTTAAATCTTACAATTTCTTTTATAGAGCGAATTAGAGATGAAATTAAATTTAAATCAATTGAAGAATTAAAAAATCAAATTGAAACTGATAAAAAATTTAGCCTTTCCTTTTTAAAAATAAAAAATGAATAACTATTTATTTAAAAATATAGATGGCTCAGCATTAATTGTTTTTAGAATTTTTTTTGGATTCCTTATAGCTTGTGAAAGTTTTGGCGCTATAATAACTGGTTGGGTTAAAAATGTTTTTATTAATCCAAATTTCACATTTTCATTTATTGGTTTTGAATGGCTTCAACCCTTGCCGAATAATTGGATGTACTTTTATTTTGTGATTATGGGGCTAACAGGACTTTGCGTAATGTTAGGCTATAAATACCGTATAAACATAATCTTATTTACTATTCTATGGAGTAGTGTCTATTTTATGCAAAAATCTTCATATAACAATCATTATTATTTATTAATATTAATAAGTTTTTTAATGATTTTTATGCCTGCTAATCAAGAACATTCATTAGATGTAAAATTTAGCATTAAAAAGTCAAAAAAAACAATCCCTAATTGGATTCCCTTGCTTTTTATATCAATGATTGGAATCGTTTATTTTTATGCTGCAATTGCAAAATTTTACCCAGATTGGCTAAACGGTACATTCACCAGAAATCTTTTACTTGGAACTGAAATGCCTGCATTCCTAATAAAATTGTTTAAACAAAGATGGTTTTACCTCTTTATTGCATATGCAGGAATATTATTTGACTTATTGATTATTCCTTTATTACTTTTCAAGAAAACAAGAACAATTGCTTTAATAGCATCGCTTATTTTTCATATTTTTAATTCAATTACTTTGAAAATCGGTATATTCCCATATTTTGCATTAAGCTTTGCATTGTTTTTTTATGATCCAAAGAGAATTAGAAAAATATTCTTTAAAGAAGAAATTCATTTTGAAAATTTAGAAAACTTATACGGAAAGAAAATTTTGAAATTTTTAATCATTCCTTTTTTAATTATTCAAGTTGTTCTTCCATTAAGACACCATTTTATTGAAGGAAATGTATTGTGGACTGAAGAAGGCCATCGATTAAGTTGGCGAATGATGTTAAGAGAAAAAACAGGTTATATAAAAATTAAAATTACCGATAATAATACAAACGAAACTTTAATTTATAATCACCATAAAAACCTGAGCATTAAACAAGCGAGGCAATTAGCAATAAAGCCTGATTTTATTTGGCAATATTGTCAACGAATAAAAGAAGAGTTTAAAAATAAAAATATATCAATTTTTATAGAGTGTAAAAACTCTGTTAATAGAGGTGTATACTTACCTCTTATTGACCCTAATTTTGATATGGCTAAAGCTAAATGGAATTTTTTTGAACATAATGAATGGATTTTGCTCCATGATTAATTGTTTCACGTTATTAGAATGAATAAATTTCTTTTTAAAAATATTGACGGTTCTTCCTTAGTATTATTTCGAATACTTTTAGGTTTCTTGATAGCCTGTGAAAGCTTAATGGCTATTTTTCATGGTTGGATTGATGCAATATTAATTAAATCTCAATTTACATTTAATTTCATTGGCTTTGATTTCCTTCAACCATTACCAGGAAATGGCATGTATTATTATTTTGGATTGATTGGCCTAACTGGTATTGGCATCATGTTAGGTTTTAAATATCGAATGAACATTATCCTTTTTACATTTTTGTTAAGTGGTGTTTACTTCATGCAAAAAGATGTTTACTACAACCATTATTACTTATTACTCATCATAAGTTCTGTGATGATTTTTTTACCTGCTAATCAAGAAAAATCTTTAGATGCTAAATTTGGATTTGTTAAGATAGGCAACACTATTCCTCAGTGGATTGTTTTATTTTTTATATCAATAATTGGTATTTTATATACTTATGCAGCATTTGCCAAATTTTATCCCGATTGGCTTGATGGAACGTTTACCAAAATTTTACTTCAAAGAATAACTGCAAGACCATACTTGCTTGAGTTATTTTCACAAAAATGGTTTTATGTTTCGTTCGCTTATGCTGGATTATTATTTGACTTATTTATTGTCCCTCTTCTTCTCTATAAAAGAACAAGAAAGTTTGCATTTGTAGTTTCTGTTTTATTTCATTTATTTAACTCTTATACGCTACGAATAGGTGTTTTTCCATATTTAGCTTTGATTTTTTCAGTCTTTTTTTTCGAACCGAACAATATAAGAAAATGGTTCTTTAGAGAAAATATAGAAGTAGAAAACAATCTAAATTTTTACAAAAAAAAGCTTGTATATTGGCTTGTTATACCACTTTTAATATTGCAAGTTTTATTACCATTAAGACACCATTTTATTAAAGGTGATGTATTTTGGACAGAAGAAGGTCATCGATTAAGTTGGCGCGTAATGCTTCGTGAAAGAACAGGAGAAATAAAAATTAAAATTGTAGATAATAATACTAATAAGGAATCTTTTTATGACTATCATAAAAATTTGACTTACATTCAATCGAAACAGTTGGCTGTTAAGCCTGATTTTATTTGGCAATATTGCCAGCGAATTAAAAAAGAATACCTAGGACAGGACATTTCTATTTATATTGAATGCAAAAACTCAATAAACAATAAGCCAGCTAAATTTCTAATTGACCCTAAATATGATATGGCAAAAGCTAAATGGAATTACTTTTGGCATAATGAATGGATACTCTTAAATTAAAAAAGTCCCAATCAAGATTGGGACTTTTACTTATTTATTCATTTCTGTAAAATACTTGTAGAATAATGGAATCGTTTCAATTCCTTTTAAATAATTGAAAACTCCAAAATGTTCGTTTGGCGAGTGAATTGCATCACTGTCTAACCCAAAGCCCATTAAAATAGTTTTACTCTTTAATTCCTTCTCAAATAAAGCCACAATAGGAATACTTCCACCAGAACGAACTGGAATTGCAGGAACTCCAAAAGTTTCCGTATAGGCTTTATTTGCTGCTTGGTATCCAATACTATCAATTGGCGTTACATAACCTTGTCCGCCATGATGTGGGGTTACTTTCACTTTAACTGCTTTTGGGGCAATACTTTCGAAATGTCTTTTGAATAATTCAGTAATTTCTTCCCAATCTTGATTTGGCACCAAACGCATCGAAATTTTAGCAAAAGCTTTACTTGCAATAACCGTTTTTGCTCCTTCCCCTGTATATCCACCCCAAATTCCATTAACATCTAATGTAGGACGAATAGAGTTGCGCTCGTTTGTTACATAACCCGTTTCTCCGTAAACATCATCAATATCTAATGCTTTCTTATAATTCTCTAAAGAAAACGGTGCTTTTGCCATTTCTGCTCTTTCTTCTGCAGATAATTCCTCTACGTTATCATAAAAACCAGGAATGGTAATATGGTTGTTTCCATCATGAAGTGAAGCAATCATTTTGGCTAAAATATTAATTGGATTAGCAACTGCTCCTCCATATAAACCTGAATGTAAATCACGATTTGGACCTGTAACTTCAACTTCAACATAACTCAATCCACGTAAACCAGTTGTTATTGACGGTTGTGTGTTAGAAATCATTCCTGTATCGGAAATTAAAATAACATCATTAGCTAATTTTTCTTGATTGCGTTCTACGAACCAACCTAAGCTTTTCGATCCAACCTCTTCTTCCCCTTCAATCATAAATTTTACGTTACATGGCAAGCAATTATTTTGAATCATATATTCAAATGCTTTTACATGCATGTACATTTGACCTTTATCATCGCAAGCTCCACGAGCAAAAATTGCACCATCTGGATGAATTTCAGTCGCTTTAATTACGGGCTCGAAGGGTGGCGAGGTCCATAAATCCATCGGATCTGGCGGTTGTACATCATAATGCCCATAAACTAAAACTGTTGGTAGGTTTTTATCAATAATCTTTTCTGCGTAAACAATTGGATATCCTGGCGTTTCACAAAGTTCAGCAAAGTCAACACCTGCTTTTTCTAAACTTTCTTTAACAGCTTCTGCGGTTGAAATAACATCATGTGCATAAGCACTATCAGCACTTACCGAAGGTATTTTTAAAAGATCTATTAATTCATTTATAAAACGCTCTTTATTTTCTTGAACGTATTGTTTTATATTTTCCATTGTGTTTTTTTGAATATCATCAAAAATACAAAAAATGTTAGACTTGATGGATACAAAAAAAGTCCAATCATAGATTGGACTTTAATATCTTATTTAACTTAATTAGAAAATAATCTTTTTTGTTATTTCTTCTTTGTTTTCAAGAGTAATTTTAACAATTATTGCTTGATTAGAAATTGTTAAATTTTGAATTCTGTAATCTTTTACATTTAATTCTTTTTCAAATAATTTTCTCCCTTGTATATCGTAAACAATTACATTAGAAATTTTAAGGTTAATAGAATTTAAGACTAAATCGTTATTATTTTTGAAAACTAATGTTTTGCTATCAACTATTTGATCTTCCCTATTTGGAATTTTATATACTAATTCAAATCTATTTTTGAAATTACCAGCATTTGAAAGAAATGTATAAGGTCCTTCTTTAATATTATGTAGATAGTTTAATTGATTGTCTTTAAGGTAAATATTTTGGTTACCAAATAAGCCATCTACATTATCTAAATTTATAGTATATGTTCCTTTTTCTAAGGCATTAAAACCTAAATGTACTACATCATTATCATTAAATGGTAAAGCTCTACCTTGAATAACATAAGACTCATCATCAATGATATTGTAAAGAATTGTTTTTTCGGTTTGTAAAGTCTTTCCATCAATATTAGCATCGGCATTATTAGTAGCACCTAACATATAACCTACAAGAATTTGGTTGTATTTAGATTCGTCTACTCCATTTAATCCTAACCAAATTCTACTTCTGTCAAATCCAGCATTATCTTCTAAACCAGAATTTTTGAAAAATTGAGTACTAACAGAAGCATCTAACCTATATTCATTTCCAAGTTCAAAATCTACAGCTTCTCTAGCTTCAACAAAAAATCCTTGTCCAGTTTGAATGTAATCATTTGGAGTTGCTCCTCCAGCAATTGCGGCAGTTCCACCTAAAATTGTATATGAAGCATAATTTGTTTGTGCAACATATGAACCATCTTGAGGAACATTATGAGTCCAATAATATAATGCATCAATTTTTGGATTTCTTAAAAGCACCATATTTGCATTAATAGGAGATGGATAAGGGTTACCGATTAAATTGTATCCAATTCCAACAGGAGTTTTGTAAATTCCATTATTTGGCACACCAGAAAATTGTCCATTATATACTGTAGGGGTCGAAGATGACCAATTGTTAGCAACGCGAATCATATATCCTTTTCCTGCTGTAAAACTATTTGTTGGCGTAACCGATTGATAAGCAGTTGGAGTTGTTGTTCCTGTATATAAATACTCATAAAAACGAGTAGAAACTGTATTAGGTGAAAACGCTAATAATTGCTGACCAGCAACTGGTGAAGACCAAGCCGTATAATCTTTTCTAATCATAGGCGTTGAATTTCTTTTTACAATTATATTTCCTGAATTTGTTGCAGTATTAGAAAACTGAACTAAAGCTGCATTATTTTCAATTGTTAATGTTGCTGTAGGTGCAACTGTAACACTTTCACCTACTTTTAATGAATGCCCTGAATTAATAGTTACTTGAGCTGTACCATTAACCGTAAACGAACACGCTTCAATATCACTTGTTGAAGATAAATTCCCATTTATAATAGCTGCAACTCTTTTTGTAGGAGTACCATTTGACCAAGCTGAACCATTCCAAGTTGTTGAAGTACTTCCACATTGCCAAAACTCACCTGTAAACATACCTCTACCATAAGTTGCAGCTAAGATTGTATTATCTGAAGAACGATAATCAAATGATAACACTTTAACATCTTTCATTCCATTATTAGAACGATACCAATTTGGTGAAGCAGTATTAAAGTTGGTAGTATACCAAACACCAAGTTCAGTTCCTATAATAACTTCATTGCTTGCAAAAGGGTTTGCTAGGATGCATTTTACAGGTATATTAGGTAAATCACCTTCTTTATTTTGCCATGAGGTTCCACCATTATTTGTATACCATACACTTGTAATTCCATAATTATGAAAAGTTACATAAATTTCATTTTCAGATGATCCATATCGAATATCAGAAATTGCACCTAACCATGAACCATCACCAATTTGTGTCCAAATTCTAGCACCAGCATTTCCATTTGCATTGTCTAATCTTAATAATCTACCATTAGCCAATCCAATTAAAATTCTATTATTTGTAAAAGGTGATGCTTCAAAATAAGTAGGAACATCATTTAAAAGTGCGTTTGTAAGTGTAGTTCGTGTAGTTAAACTAGCTCCAGAATACCTGTAAACCTGAAACGTTCCAGTTGAACCACTAGTCCCATTTGCATATAAAATATTGGCATTACTATCTAATCCACATTGATTTACAAAATCTCCATCAGATTGATTTGAAGCGATAGCATTTAAATAATTACCATTCATATCAAAACGGTAATATACATTATAAACATAAGACCCAATCATAAAATTATCTTGCTTATCTACAAATGACCAACAGCCATCGCCTCCAGCAATTCGAGTTGCGCTTCCTATTCCAGA contains:
- a CDS encoding dipeptidase, giving the protein MENIKQYVQENKERFINELIDLLKIPSVSADSAYAHDVISTAEAVKESLEKAGVDFAELCETPGYPIVYAEKIIDKNLPTVLVYGHYDVQPPDPMDLWTSPPFEPVIKATEIHPDGAIFARGACDDKGQMYMHVKAFEYMIQNNCLPCNVKFMIEGEEEVGSKSLGWFVERNQEKLANDVILISDTGMISNTQPSITTGLRGLSYVEVEVTGPNRDLHSGLYGGAVANPINILAKMIASLHDGNNHITIPGFYDNVEELSAEERAEMAKAPFSLENYKKALDIDDVYGETGYVTNERNSIRPTLDVNGIWGGYTGEGAKTVIASKAFAKISMRLVPNQDWEEITELFKRHFESIAPKAVKVKVTPHHGGQGYVTPIDSIGYQAANKAYTETFGVPAIPVRSGGSIPIVALFEKELKSKTILMGFGLDSDAIHSPNEHFGVFNYLKGIETIPLFYKYFTEMNK
- a CDS encoding HTTM domain-containing protein — protein: MNNYLFKNIDGSALIVFRIFFGFLIACESFGAIITGWVKNVFINPNFTFSFIGFEWLQPLPNNWMYFYFVIMGLTGLCVMLGYKYRINIILFTILWSSVYFMQKSSYNNHYYLLILISFLMIFMPANQEHSLDVKFSIKKSKKTIPNWIPLLFISMIGIVYFYAAIAKFYPDWLNGTFTRNLLLGTEMPAFLIKLFKQRWFYLFIAYAGILFDLLIIPLLLFKKTRTIALIASLIFHIFNSITLKIGIFPYFALSFALFFYDPKRIRKIFFKEEIHFENLENLYGKKILKFLIIPFLIIQVVLPLRHHFIEGNVLWTEEGHRLSWRMMLREKTGYIKIKITDNNTNETLIYNHHKNLSIKQARQLAIKPDFIWQYCQRIKEEFKNKNISIFIECKNSVNRGVYLPLIDPNFDMAKAKWNFFEHNEWILLHD
- a CDS encoding HTTM domain-containing protein — encoded protein: MNKFLFKNIDGSSLVLFRILLGFLIACESLMAIFHGWIDAILIKSQFTFNFIGFDFLQPLPGNGMYYYFGLIGLTGIGIMLGFKYRMNIILFTFLLSGVYFMQKDVYYNHYYLLLIISSVMIFLPANQEKSLDAKFGFVKIGNTIPQWIVLFFISIIGILYTYAAFAKFYPDWLDGTFTKILLQRITARPYLLELFSQKWFYVSFAYAGLLFDLFIVPLLLYKRTRKFAFVVSVLFHLFNSYTLRIGVFPYLALIFSVFFFEPNNIRKWFFRENIEVENNLNFYKKKLVYWLVIPLLILQVLLPLRHHFIKGDVFWTEEGHRLSWRVMLRERTGEIKIKIVDNNTNKESFYDYHKNLTYIQSKQLAVKPDFIWQYCQRIKKEYLGQDISIYIECKNSINNKPAKFLIDPKYDMAKAKWNYFWHNEWILLN